The genomic stretch ACCACGAACATGCCGGGCGTGGTGTACATGGCCACGAGGATCTGGAGCCGCGCGGGCGGACGGCCGACGCCGCTCAGCGCCTCGTGGGCGACCTCGCCCTGGACCAGCGCGAGGTCGAGCTGTCCCGCCTCGAGGAGCGGCACGTTCTCGGTGGAGCCCTTGGTATTCCGCGTACGCACCTCGAGCGAGGGGTCGGTGGCGTGAATGGTCTCGGCCACCGCTTGCCCATAGACGGGAAAGCCGCCGCCGGGCGTGGCCGTGCCGAGGGTGACCACGGTCCGCTGCTCCTCAGCCCGGGCCAGGCCCATGGCGAAGAGGATGGTGGCGGCGGCCCCGAACCACTTCATCATCGAAGCGCCTGACGCCCGAGATCCACCAGGCGCTCGGCCACCGTCTTCAGGAGCCGCCAGGCCGGCTCGTGATTCCGGGTCGCCTCGGGATCGTCGAGGTAGGTATCGAGCAGCACATACGGCGCGCCCATGGCCTCGAGCGCTCGGAGATCGCCGCGCACCTGCTCGAGGCTGCCCTGGCCCGCGGAGCGCGCGTCTTCGGGCATCGGCCCGTCCGAGAGCTGCAGCTTGATCCGCGGGCAGAGGGCGGGCACCGGCCGGTCCTCCTTCTGGGCGATCTCCTTGAGCCTGGGCAGTCCCGCGTCCCGCAGCCAGTCCACGCGCACCCTGATCGGGTGCCAGGCGTCGCCGTGGACCACCGCGCGCCGGAGCGCGCCCTCGCTGGCGCCGCCCACCCAGATGGGCGGGTGGGGCGCGCGGAGCGGCCGCGGAGACGTGTGAACGCCCTGGAAGCGGACGAAGCGTCCCTCGTAGCTCGCGATGTCCTGGGTCCAGCAGGCCTTGATCGCGCTCAGATAGTCATTGGTCATGGCCCCGCGCTTCTCGAAGGGGAGCCCGAGCGCCTCGAACTCGTGCTTCGCCCATCCCACGCCCACCCCGAAGATGAAGCGCCCACCCGAGAGCTGGTCCACGGCGGCGGTGGCGCGC from Candidatus Methylomirabilota bacterium encodes the following:
- a CDS encoding TIGR03619 family F420-dependent LLM class oxidoreductase, producing the protein MKIGVNLINFGPGATPEALLSWARLVEELGYHLLMTSDHVAITPDVAGRYPAPFFEPLTLLGWLAGVTRRVELGTTVIIVPYRHPLETARATAAVDQLSGGRFIFGVGVGWAKHEFEALGLPFEKRGAMTNDYLSAIKACWTQDIASYEGRFVRFQGVHTSPRPLRAPHPPIWVGGASEGALRRAVVHGDAWHPIRVRVDWLRDAGLPRLKEIAQKEDRPVPALCPRIKLQLSDGPMPEDARSAGQGSLEQVRGDLRALEAMGAPYVLLDTYLDDPEATRNHEPAWRLLKTVAERLVDLGRQALR